In one window of Nocardiopsis aegyptia DNA:
- a CDS encoding serine hydrolase domain-containing protein — protein sequence MLSRAVAVMPVLALALAALLVLISPVPPAGAEPVDSSGVDGPLTAEAVDAYVEDYVESSLLPGATVAVTRGSEVVRVAGYGTDSRGEPMTADTPMGAASVSKAFTGLAVLRLVEDGALGLDDRVVQHLDEFTMADPRSADITVGQLLTHTSGMSDTAFREKSEPAPPDLEGAVARLAGAELVADPGEEYHYHNPNYHVAARLVEVVSGRSFGDFLDERVFGPLGMSDTVSVDTAAEVFEAGVAPGHIGVLGRPVAIAEPDDFYNGAGGMVTTASDMARWLIAQNNGGVGPDGGRVLSAEGIERSRTAPGGDAPGRDSALGWSTRPASEGTPMVSHGGVQFTYTAYHALLPESGYGIAVLANTGLGVGDASALLHGLVALADGEEPAAPLTPVMLGLDAAMAVLVTLTVLLAVRGVRRAGAWASATRDRAWWRTVPRLVPGVVVMVAAMVPHRLLSPLAGGRDVPWAHVFYLVPGVFTALMVAAVAFAVVYAVRAVRLVRSVAARRPSGRAGGGVPCAQGQGSGAGLHQVGER from the coding sequence ATGTTGTCGAGAGCAGTCGCCGTGATGCCGGTCCTGGCCCTGGCCCTGGCCGCCCTGTTGGTCCTGATATCGCCCGTACCCCCGGCCGGCGCGGAGCCGGTGGACTCCTCCGGAGTGGACGGGCCGCTGACGGCCGAGGCGGTGGACGCCTACGTGGAGGACTACGTCGAGTCCTCCCTCCTGCCGGGTGCGACCGTCGCCGTCACGCGGGGGTCCGAGGTCGTGCGGGTGGCGGGGTATGGGACCGACTCCCGGGGCGAGCCGATGACCGCCGACACCCCCATGGGGGCGGCCTCGGTGAGCAAGGCCTTCACCGGTCTGGCCGTGCTGCGGCTGGTCGAGGACGGGGCTCTCGGTCTCGACGACCGGGTGGTCCAGCACCTGGACGAGTTCACCATGGCCGACCCGCGCAGCGCCGACATCACCGTCGGTCAGCTGCTCACGCATACCTCGGGGATGTCCGACACCGCCTTCAGGGAGAAGAGCGAGCCCGCGCCGCCGGATCTGGAGGGCGCGGTCGCTCGCCTGGCCGGGGCCGAACTGGTCGCCGATCCCGGGGAGGAGTACCACTACCACAACCCCAACTACCACGTGGCTGCGCGTCTGGTGGAGGTGGTCTCGGGGCGGTCCTTCGGGGACTTCCTGGACGAGCGGGTCTTCGGGCCGCTCGGGATGTCCGACACGGTCTCGGTCGATACCGCGGCGGAGGTGTTCGAGGCGGGTGTGGCCCCTGGGCACATCGGGGTCCTGGGCAGACCGGTGGCGATCGCCGAGCCGGACGACTTCTACAACGGCGCGGGCGGGATGGTCACCACCGCCTCCGACATGGCTCGGTGGCTGATCGCCCAGAACAACGGGGGTGTGGGGCCGGACGGGGGCCGGGTCCTGTCGGCCGAGGGCATCGAACGCTCCCGTACGGCGCCCGGCGGGGACGCGCCGGGGCGGGACAGCGCCTTGGGGTGGTCCACGCGACCCGCGTCCGAGGGCACGCCGATGGTCTCGCACGGGGGTGTCCAGTTCACCTACACCGCGTACCACGCGCTGCTGCCGGAGAGCGGGTACGGGATCGCGGTGTTGGCGAACACCGGGCTCGGTGTCGGCGACGCCTCCGCCCTGCTCCACGGCCTGGTGGCGCTCGCGGACGGGGAGGAGCCCGCGGCTCCGCTCACGCCGGTGATGCTCGGGCTCGACGCGGCCATGGCGGTTCTGGTGACCCTGACCGTCCTCCTGGCCGTTCGCGGTGTGCGGCGTGCTGGGGCCTGGGCGTCGGCGACGCGGGACCGGGCCTGGTGGCGGACGGTGCCGCGGCTGGTGCCGGGTGTGGTGGTGATGGTCGCTGCGATGGTCCCGCACCGGTTGTTGTCGCCGTTGGCCGGGGGGCGCGACGTGCCCTGGGCGCACGTGTTCTATCTCGTGCCGGGCGTGTTCACGGCGCTGATGGTCGCCGCGGTCGCGTTCGCGGTGGTGTACGCGGTCCGGGCGGTGCGGCTGGTCCGGTCGGTCGCAGCGCGGAGACCGAGCGGGAGAGCGGGCGGAGGGGTCCCGTGTGCCCAGGGGCAGGGCTCGGGCGCCGGCCTCCACCAGGTGGGCGAGCGGTGA
- a CDS encoding SCP2 sterol-binding domain-containing protein, producing the protein MSSIDACLAGIAKVNERILEQPEQERRKHIRERSVRVRVPDLDTVFDMRLTQDGLVDVTHRPDDTAAPRAQVVVTVDSDDLVDLAEERMDYARALFTRRVRVDASISDLLRMRKFI; encoded by the coding sequence ATGAGCAGTATCGACGCCTGCCTCGCCGGGATCGCCAAGGTGAACGAACGCATCCTCGAACAACCCGAGCAGGAGCGCCGCAAGCACATCCGGGAACGCTCGGTGCGTGTGCGCGTGCCCGACCTGGACACGGTCTTCGACATGCGGTTGACCCAGGACGGCCTGGTCGACGTCACCCACCGCCCCGACGACACCGCCGCGCCCAGGGCCCAGGTCGTCGTCACCGTGGACAGTGACGACCTCGTGGACCTGGCCGAGGAACGGATGGACTACGCCAGGGCGCTGTTCACCCGCCGGGTCCGGGTCGACGCCAGCATCAGCGACCTGCTGCGCATGCGCAAGTTCATCTGA
- a CDS encoding DUF1015 family protein, translating to MPRQPLELAPFRGLRYTDLDIDRVLDSGELEVANLLAPPYDIPGPEATRELLRSDPHNAAHLTVPYQLNLTMPGSCGGSPARFIYEKAAARLRSWIDDGVLAQDQTPALYVYEQVTAEGDRQRGLVGALRLPEKGSGPVRGHESVSQGPVLDRMWLMRATRANLEPIFLLYRGGDGAATRATESAERHGDLLVDTRTADGTAHRLWALPSTAAHARISADLADRTALIADGHHRYDAYHAVREHDRDPGWEYGLAFLVDSDAHPPRLGAIHRVLPGLDTATAIAALQEIATVDKLETGAPHVPEPAPAPSLVLVAPDGTAHLVHDFDEAALERAMPSRSADWRHLPTAILREVLLPLWGYLDDRRVRMVHDDADEAVQAAGETGGTAVLVPPMSVEHVYSIVDRGELTPRKSTSFGPKPRSGLVMRVLDQP from the coding sequence ATGCCACGCCAACCACTCGAACTGGCTCCCTTCCGCGGCCTGCGCTACACCGACCTGGACATCGACCGCGTCCTGGACTCCGGTGAACTGGAGGTCGCCAACCTCCTGGCGCCCCCCTACGACATCCCCGGCCCCGAAGCGACCAGGGAACTGCTGCGCTCGGACCCCCACAACGCCGCCCACCTCACCGTCCCCTACCAGCTCAACCTCACGATGCCCGGCAGCTGCGGCGGGTCTCCGGCACGGTTCATCTACGAGAAGGCGGCCGCACGGCTGCGCTCGTGGATCGACGACGGCGTACTGGCCCAGGACCAGACCCCCGCGCTCTACGTCTACGAACAGGTCACCGCCGAGGGCGACCGCCAGCGCGGACTCGTCGGAGCCCTGCGCCTGCCGGAGAAGGGGTCGGGCCCCGTCCGCGGCCACGAGAGCGTGAGCCAGGGCCCGGTGCTGGACCGGATGTGGCTGATGCGCGCCACCCGCGCCAACCTCGAACCGATCTTCCTGCTGTACCGGGGCGGCGACGGCGCCGCCACCCGCGCCACCGAGTCCGCCGAGCGCCACGGCGACCTGCTCGTCGACACCCGCACCGCCGACGGGACCGCGCACCGCCTGTGGGCGCTGCCGTCGACGGCGGCGCACGCCCGGATCAGCGCCGACCTGGCGGACCGGACCGCACTCATCGCCGACGGCCACCACCGCTACGACGCCTACCACGCCGTACGCGAGCACGACCGCGACCCCGGCTGGGAGTACGGACTCGCCTTCCTGGTGGACAGCGACGCCCACCCGCCGCGCCTCGGCGCGATCCACCGCGTGCTGCCCGGACTCGACACCGCCACGGCCATCGCGGCCCTCCAGGAGATCGCCACCGTGGACAAGCTCGAAACCGGCGCGCCGCACGTCCCGGAACCGGCACCCGCGCCCTCACTCGTCCTGGTCGCCCCCGACGGCACGGCGCACCTGGTCCACGACTTCGACGAGGCCGCACTGGAGCGGGCCATGCCCTCCCGTTCGGCCGACTGGCGCCACCTGCCCACCGCCATCCTGCGAGAAGTCCTGCTGCCCCTGTGGGGTTACCTGGACGACCGCCGGGTCCGCATGGTCCACGACGACGCCGACGAAGCCGTCCAGGCCGCCGGGGAGACCGGAGGCACGGCCGTGCTCGTACCCCCGATGAGCGTGGAGCACGTGTACTCGATCGTCGACCGCGGGGAGCTCACCCCGCGCAAGTCCACCTCCTTCGGCCCCAAACCGCGGTCCGGCCTGGTCATGCGCGTCCTCGACCAACCCTGA